In Vibrio hippocampi, the following are encoded in one genomic region:
- a CDS encoding NAD(P)-dependent oxidoreductase, with protein sequence MKVSFIGLGVMGYPMAGHLVQAGFEVFVFNRTTEKAVRWSNEFGGRHCVTIAECVQDADVVAVCVGNDDDVRQMTTADSGAISHMKSGAILVDHTTTSAELAEELSKAAQARGIGFMDAPVSGGQAGAENGGLTIMCGGDEATFEQLQPVFAAYGKSSVLMGAVGQGQRAKMVNQICIAGVLTGLSEGLLLAQKSGLNIPALVDCLKNGAAGSWQMENRANTMAQDKFDFGFAIDWMIKDLGFCIDEASRQGLQLPLTEQSLERYKQLSQQGESRSDTSVLLKAIRADADK encoded by the coding sequence GTGAAAGTGAGTTTTATCGGTTTGGGCGTGATGGGGTATCCAATGGCGGGTCATTTAGTTCAGGCCGGATTTGAGGTTTTCGTATTTAACCGCACGACGGAAAAAGCCGTTCGCTGGTCAAATGAATTTGGCGGTCGTCATTGTGTGACCATTGCTGAATGTGTACAGGATGCCGATGTCGTCGCGGTTTGTGTTGGCAATGACGACGATGTGCGTCAAATGACCACGGCAGACTCTGGAGCTATCTCTCATATGAAGTCCGGTGCCATACTCGTTGATCACACCACGACATCTGCTGAACTGGCAGAGGAGCTCTCCAAGGCAGCACAAGCGCGTGGAATCGGTTTTATGGATGCTCCGGTCTCTGGTGGGCAAGCGGGCGCTGAAAACGGGGGTCTTACCATCATGTGTGGCGGTGATGAGGCAACCTTTGAACAGCTTCAACCAGTATTTGCTGCCTATGGTAAATCGTCCGTGCTAATGGGTGCTGTGGGACAGGGACAGCGAGCTAAGATGGTTAATCAGATCTGTATAGCCGGTGTATTAACGGGGCTATCGGAAGGGTTATTACTTGCGCAAAAAAGTGGGCTAAATATCCCGGCGTTAGTGGATTGCCTTAAAAATGGCGCAGCGGGCTCTTGGCAGATGGAAAATCGAGCCAACACGATGGCGCAAGATAAATTTGATTTTGGTTTTGCCATCGATTGGATGATTAAAGATCTCGGTTTTTGTATCGATGAGGCGAGTCGCCAAGGGCTGCAATTACCTTTGACAGAGCAAAGTTTAGAGCGTTACAAACAACTGTCACAGCAAGGAGAGTCGCGTTCTGACACTTCCGTATTGTTGAAAGCGATCCGAGCGGACGCTGACAAATAA
- a CDS encoding PA3496 family putative envelope integrity protein translates to MSINSIDHDEMTAIKTKWDNADDIKEESRPSSQTKSVQARRRIEALREIRESGLTIEEAKDLGLIH, encoded by the coding sequence ATGTCTATAAATTCTATCGATCATGATGAAATGACGGCCATTAAAACTAAGTGGGATAATGCAGACGATATCAAGGAAGAATCACGTCCTTCATCTCAAACAAAATCAGTGCAAGCGCGACGTCGCATCGAGGCATTAAGAGAGATCCGAGAAAGCGGATTAACCATAGAAGAAGCCAAGGATTTGGGGCTTATTCACTAA
- a CDS encoding DUF3283 family protein, translated as MSHNLSLLPPDEKNKIELEKQASFVVWQMKEAKAGPEAVREQMLKINDDGEKAWFEQCIEKHKRLMGVM; from the coding sequence ATGTCTCATAATTTGTCATTGCTGCCACCTGATGAAAAAAACAAGATCGAGCTTGAGAAACAAGCATCGTTCGTGGTTTGGCAGATGAAAGAAGCGAAAGCGGGCCCAGAAGCGGTACGTGAGCAGATGCTCAAGATTAATGATGATGGTGAGAAAGCTTGGTTTGAGCAGTGCATAGAGAAGCACAAGCGCCTTATGGGTGTTATGTAA
- a CDS encoding GNAT family N-acetyltransferase — translation MIKIRKYQHCDARALWQLKQQTIRRINSRDYSLTQVRAWAPDEIDPAIWQKRVDGMNPFIALIGDKIVGFADLQADGYIDHFFCHADHQSVGVGRALMQQILTQADNQNIARLYSAVSLTAKPFYQHFGFQVVKQQQVETRGETLTNFIMERRL, via the coding sequence ATGATCAAGATAAGAAAGTACCAGCACTGTGATGCCCGTGCGCTCTGGCAACTGAAACAGCAGACGATTCGTCGCATTAACAGCCGTGACTATTCACTTACACAAGTGAGAGCTTGGGCGCCAGATGAGATTGACCCCGCAATCTGGCAAAAACGCGTGGATGGAATGAATCCATTTATCGCGTTAATTGGTGATAAGATCGTCGGTTTTGCTGATCTTCAAGCGGATGGTTATATTGATCATTTTTTCTGTCATGCGGATCATCAATCGGTCGGAGTAGGTCGAGCGCTGATGCAACAAATTCTCACGCAAGCCGATAACCAAAATATCGCTCGCTTATACTCCGCCGTTAGCTTAACCGCCAAGCCCTTCTATCAACACTTTGGCTTTCAGGTGGTTAAACAACAACAAGTCGAAACCCGAGGGGAGACGCTGACTAATTTCATTATGGAACGACGGTTGTGA
- a CDS encoding DUF4344 domain-containing metallopeptidase, whose amino-acid sequence MVQVLRIPNRIKRFKVGLSKRLILTALWSAFSFANQDQIQIDYQVAVTTIDKQAQEAITSSGVSESVRDLADRYFRFHQPLRIIFGGDEGPLYDTDQHQVLIPYSFYIESLNYFLEYAERAQTDAEQGALDTLLHTLLHEVGHAYIADHRLPVLGKEEDAVDNFAAIIMLNYIEYGDLAAINAADMFALESEGRPNYYQSYEYIGEHSFDLQRYFSTLCLVYGSDPEAHSELLNEIESELREERQQACIETFYEIDTNWKKMLSDHWLGANQPKL is encoded by the coding sequence ATGGTGCAGGTGTTACGCATACCCAATAGGATCAAGCGTTTTAAAGTGGGACTCTCTAAGAGGTTGATATTAACTGCCCTTTGGTCTGCATTTTCCTTCGCCAACCAAGATCAAATACAGATCGACTATCAAGTCGCCGTCACTACCATTGATAAGCAAGCGCAAGAAGCGATCACCAGCAGTGGTGTCTCCGAATCCGTGAGAGACTTAGCCGATCGCTATTTTCGCTTTCATCAACCATTGCGTATTATTTTTGGTGGGGATGAAGGACCACTTTATGATACCGATCAACATCAAGTATTGATCCCCTACTCTTTCTATATTGAATCGCTCAATTACTTCCTTGAGTACGCAGAGAGAGCGCAAACTGATGCTGAACAAGGGGCATTAGACACCCTACTTCATACGCTTTTGCACGAAGTCGGTCATGCTTATATCGCTGACCACCGCCTGCCTGTGCTTGGTAAGGAAGAGGATGCTGTCGATAACTTTGCCGCCATCATAATGCTCAATTATATCGAGTATGGCGATTTGGCTGCGATCAATGCGGCAGATATGTTTGCACTAGAGTCTGAGGGGAGACCGAACTACTACCAATCGTATGAATACATTGGAGAGCATAGCTTTGACCTACAAAGGTATTTTAGTACTCTTTGCTTAGTCTATGGTAGCGATCCTGAAGCTCACTCAGAGTTACTAAACGAGATAGAATCCGAGCTTAGAGAAGAGAGACAGCAAGCGTGTATTGAGACTTTCTATGAAATCGATACTAATTGGAAAAAGATGCTTAGCGACCACTGGCTTGGAGCAAACCAACCCAAGTTATAG
- a CDS encoding glutamate decarboxylase gives MPNSKDFDGNISMYEDFQRQIYGGEFPKEGVCARAAKAQVEAHMWTDANPMLNLSSFVTTFVEPELKELEMAHSHVNYVDHDMYPKSYDLEQKMVSMLHDLWNGPKDCEPYGAATIGSSEACMLAGLAHKWNWREQRQAEGKDGSRPNVVTGGNVQIVWKKFMKYFDVEPRIVPLEPGNYCLTAEHLEQYVDENTICVVAIAGQTFTGEDDDIQGIHDWLDEYEKQTGQSIPMHIDGASGGFVNPFLYPDYEWDFRLPRVQSINASGHKFGLVNPGLGWVVFRDRSIFNEELVFYVNYLGGESPTATLNFSRNAAPIIAQAYQFLRYGFHGYKRIMELTMENTLHLRQRLIDSGYFAVMNQTQRIPVVALTLSDKATKFNGFDVSYKVREKGWVLSAYSMPPNAESVVSLRIVVRPHLNRTAINDLAEDIIAACDYLEQHGGTATPPALHGHHKHSHKC, from the coding sequence ATGCCCAACTCTAAGGATTTTGATGGCAATATTTCTATGTATGAAGACTTTCAGAGGCAGATCTATGGAGGGGAATTTCCCAAAGAGGGGGTTTGCGCCAGAGCGGCAAAAGCTCAGGTTGAGGCTCATATGTGGACTGATGCCAATCCGATGTTAAACCTGTCCAGTTTTGTCACGACCTTCGTTGAACCTGAGTTGAAAGAGTTAGAAATGGCTCATTCTCATGTCAATTACGTTGACCATGACATGTATCCTAAGAGCTATGATTTAGAGCAGAAAATGGTCAGTATGCTGCACGACCTTTGGAATGGTCCAAAAGATTGTGAGCCGTACGGTGCGGCGACCATCGGTAGCTCAGAGGCTTGTATGTTGGCAGGGCTGGCTCATAAGTGGAATTGGCGAGAACAACGTCAGGCTGAGGGCAAAGATGGCTCAAGACCGAACGTGGTGACTGGCGGTAATGTGCAAATTGTCTGGAAGAAGTTTATGAAGTACTTCGATGTAGAGCCGCGCATTGTTCCTTTAGAGCCGGGCAATTACTGTTTAACGGCAGAACATTTAGAGCAATACGTCGATGAAAACACCATTTGTGTGGTTGCCATTGCGGGGCAGACATTTACTGGCGAAGATGACGACATTCAAGGTATTCATGATTGGTTAGATGAGTATGAGAAACAGACGGGTCAATCGATACCTATGCATATTGATGGGGCTTCCGGCGGATTTGTGAACCCCTTTCTCTATCCAGACTACGAGTGGGACTTTAGGTTGCCACGGGTACAATCCATTAATGCGTCGGGGCATAAGTTTGGTTTAGTGAACCCGGGATTAGGTTGGGTTGTATTTCGTGATAGATCGATTTTCAACGAAGAGTTGGTGTTTTATGTCAACTATTTGGGTGGGGAGTCACCGACGGCAACGCTGAACTTCAGTCGCAATGCCGCACCCATCATAGCGCAAGCCTACCAATTCTTACGTTATGGGTTCCATGGCTACAAACGCATAATGGAACTCACGATGGAGAACACCCTGCATTTGCGCCAACGACTGATTGATAGTGGCTATTTTGCGGTAATGAATCAGACGCAGCGGATCCCTGTAGTAGCGTTGACTTTGAGTGATAAAGCAACCAAGTTTAACGGGTTTGACGTCTCTTATAAGGTTCGTGAAAAGGGTTGGGTGTTATCGGCTTATTCTATGCCGCCTAATGCGGAAAGTGTGGTGTCACTGCGTATTGTGGTTCGCCCCCATTTGAATCGAACGGCAATAAACGATCTCGCTGAGGATATTATTGCAGCTTGTGATTATCTTGAGCAGCATGGTGGTACCGCCACGCCTCCTGCTCTGCATGGACACCATAAACACTCGCATAAGTGTTAA
- a CDS encoding YebC/PmpR family DNA-binding transcriptional regulator produces the protein MGRSFEVRKASMAKTQGAKIKVYSKYGKEIYVLAKNGGCDPEMNLSLKHLIAKAKRDQVPAHVIDKALDKASGGGGEDYQPARYEGFGPGGVSVIVDCLTDNGNRTFQDVRQCFVKTGAKIGSPGTVAHMFAHQAVFQFKGEDEESVLEALMMADVDVADIELEEGVITVFAPHTEFFKAKTALNAEYPDLTLDVEEITFVPSTHTAIAGEDEEKFQKFLDMLDDCDDVQQVYHNAEQ, from the coding sequence ATGGGAAGAAGTTTTGAAGTGCGCAAAGCCTCAATGGCCAAGACTCAAGGCGCAAAAATTAAAGTTTATTCTAAATACGGTAAAGAAATTTACGTATTAGCGAAGAATGGTGGCTGTGATCCAGAAATGAATCTTTCGCTTAAGCACCTAATTGCTAAAGCGAAAAGAGATCAAGTTCCTGCTCACGTTATTGACAAAGCGCTAGACAAAGCAAGCGGTGGCGGCGGTGAAGATTACCAACCAGCTCGTTACGAAGGCTTTGGTCCTGGTGGTGTTAGCGTTATCGTTGACTGTCTGACCGACAACGGTAACCGTACGTTCCAAGATGTACGCCAATGCTTTGTTAAGACCGGTGCTAAAATTGGTAGCCCTGGTACGGTAGCACACATGTTTGCTCACCAAGCTGTATTCCAGTTTAAAGGTGAAGATGAAGAATCAGTATTAGAAGCTTTAATGATGGCTGACGTTGACGTCGCGGATATCGAGCTGGAAGAGGGTGTGATCACCGTATTCGCTCCTCATACTGAGTTCTTTAAGGCGAAAACAGCGCTGAATGCTGAATACCCAGATCTCACCTTAGATGTCGAAGAAATCACTTTTGTACCATCAACGCACACGGCAATTGCTGGCGAAGATGAGGAAAAATTCCAGAAGTTCTTGGACATGCTTGACGATTGCGATGATGTTCAACAGGTGTATCACAACGCTGAACAGTAA